GGAATCTGATATATCCAATAGCTTCTAACAAGACAGAAGCTGTGTCAGTCTGCAAAAGAGGAACATTATCACCATACCCCTAACTCTTCTTTTtcatcatctttttttttttttttaaataaaaaaaaacattctttCCTTATGGGCTTTATCATATAAAAAGAAAGATGTttactttttcttctttattttctttgctatctTCAAAGTCTGTGGATGATGAACAAGTGAACAAGAGTGTTAAATTAAATAGTAATTACCTTTCCAAAAGGGGAAACTAACTGGTGAAGGGCTGTGATTCTATCCCCCAATTTCTCCTTCCTCACCTAGCTCAGTAtaaacatatttatatattaattaattaaatttgtacGGCTATAGGTTTAAGTttgtataaatattaattttaaagtaGATGAAACATAGCAGAAGAATCACACATGCCTTCAGAAATAGACAATCAAGAAAGACATTTTTACACAAACATAATTGTAAACAATGACAGGCTCTCACTCACACCCATGCTCTCTTCTCTCtaacaaattattaaaatatctTAACCCATCCATCCAGTAGGTCGGGATGGAAGACTTGAGCAATGTATGTTTCTAATATATGTAGACGCGTTTGTAAAATATGTATATAGTATTGAAACAGACTGTTACATGTATTTGTATACCTTTAGTGGTGGTTGGCTTGAACTGGGCTGAACCCTAGCTTTCTTACAGGCGCTGCCGCCAGTGGCGGTGCTCTTACACTGTGGAGAAAAGATCAAAAAATAGAATCATACCAATGAAAAAAAAGAACCCAGATGGAAAAAATTGACATAAACTATCTAATTTTGAAGAAAGATTAAATCTTTGACCTCAGAAGATTGATCTGTTTGGTGATTTGATGCATCTGGATTGGTAGTAGTATTAGTATAGGAGAAGTCAAGCATGTTGCTATTACTACTTAGACTTGTAACACAAGACCTAGGAGAAGAGACATGAGGCATGACttgttgatgatgatgatgatgagaccATTCATAATTACTATGATTATTATCATCTCCATGTCCCTCCAAATTGCTTGAATATGGTGGATTCAAATTCATGATTTGTTCTTCCCAATTTCCcaacttttttatttgttgAAAATGGCTCATTCCATatctatcttcttcttcttgatcttgatcttcTCCTACTGGAAAACCGCCCCTACAATAACATATACCGAATGGTTGAGATTACAACATGACCTCTCCATCGCGACATAtagcaatataaatatataacaaaaggAGAGAGAGTTACATAAGTAGTTGGCTCCATGACTGGTGAGGAAGCTCTAGGTGTTCCGGCAAAGGAAgcgtggaagaagaagaagaagaagatccaAGAACATATTGAGAGGGGaaaagagaaggagaagaagaagaagaagaaggcggAAGAAACGGAGAAGGTGGAAGCATGCTCCACCGGCTAGGGTTTCCGGCCATCATTTACCTTATCTTACCTTACCTTAAGCTCTCTAGCTACTACTACTCCAAGAAAATAAAGATCACAATGGATGAATTTGTGCCCTTGAAAAGAAgcatataaaaagaaaataaaagtaatCTTTTTCTTTAGTAATTTGTCATCTTTCCAAGTTTTGGCACCCTTACAAGGCCTTTGGTAAAGCTTTCAAAGTTGTGTTTGCTTTCCCAGAAGAGGTTGAAGAAACTTTGAGtccattttttaaatttttatttttatggagATGGTGGGGTTAAGGGAAGGAGGAGCCTGTGCATATATGTTAATTTTttccctttctctttctttattttaatttaaatataaatatgagtAGGGCTTTTTTATTCTTTgcttttgctttattataaagTGGGGGCATGaaaaagcataaaattaatGGTTTTTATAGTAGCTCATGTAACTTATTTTCCTTGATTTGGGGTTGTACATTGGGATTGTTTTTTCTGAGTTAGGGTTAGGGTAGGATTTGTGGTTTAGGGTATTATGATATTATagtattcattttttttgtctatttcACATTATCATGctttctctttaatttcttctaCTCAAACAATTCAATCATTCAACTAACTAATCATGCCAAAAAAGAACCTCATTTCTTTTATTGTATTGCTGGTATTAATTTACTGATTGTTTTGCATTTTCTTTTGTCAAAATTTTGAGTCAATATAATTACAATCTAAAAGTATATAGTGCATCAATAGATAAAGGGGTAAAAAATTGATACAAAAAGCTTTTAGATAATATTTGAACAGATCTTATGACTAAGGAATCTCTTGCCCAAGTACCACAAAATTTATCTCCGTTATTAATAgggataaattataaaagtaatTTCACAAAATTTGTCTCAGTTATCAATAgggataaattataaaatgaatTTTATGATTATTGAGAAAACTAGAATTAGATTTCACGTagtggtgccttctatggttattttgtttttgacaaagtaagccttacttggttattttcaccattggatgatgaagTATAAGATTCATCCagtggtgaaaacacacaaagtaagggttactttgtcaaaaacaaagtaaccatagccttTACCATAAAACCGTATAATGTTAGtatgaatatattttttcttgtaaGAGTACTAATGTTTTTTCGACAAAACAATTTCACACTCCATCAATCAACAACAGATCTAACAAAATTTCATTTTCTGTTAATTTGGTTCTATGTCGGCATTTAGGAGTGATAAAATTATACCACCTATATAtcgtcagagattaatataaaaattattcttGAGTCTTAACTATTAGTTTagatttttagtttaattgttCCATTGACATGGTAGCAGAGCCTCTTAAACCAAGTAGTCTAGAGATTGGAATCATGGCAACCacatttgttgattaaatttcaacacatgAGATTCGAATCCTAGCTGCCTCGTTTGTTGATTAGATTTCAAGCCATGGTAAGGTAGGCTTGTGTTATACAAGCTTCAAGTCGAGGGTTCATTCGCGTCCGGAGTTGTAtgagagattaatataaaaactatttttggACCTTAACTATTAGCTTAACCTGTTAGTTTATTTGATTTCTTGACACTTACACGATACGAAATCGACACACAATTATAGTGTTTGAGTTTAGCTTAGTAGGTAATGGTCATTCTTGGATTGATACGAAATTGATATGTAAATTTTTGGATTTGGCTAGATTTGACCTACTAACTCGAAaatgatattaatatttaaaattattatcatgtttttttcatgtttttacatgttagcttaattaataaagttaataaaattacaattattacATGCAAACACTACTCGAACCTCCCATACTTTTACATGTCATCCTTAATAGAGATACTAAAAGTGCATGTGACTCTTAAACGCATGCATTACACAAACCCAATATAATATTGATGAAATTTTTTATGATCATGGTTAACATGCTAATAAAATATTCAGAAGTACTACTACatcctactatatttttaaatctCATTATTAATCTAGATACAACCCAAAATACAACACGAAGTAGATACTAACAAGGTTAAGTTGACACGATTATGACACTAGATTTTTTGAGTTGGATTAGGGTTAACTCATTTGACACTAACTTAATAATTGACACGACATGAATACATTGTTAACCAAATAGTTTCCACCCCTATGATGAAGGCATTAATTTACTGCAACGTATCTAAAGGAACAATCAAAGATCCATCAGAAGAGCCAGGAAGTCTGATTTCGTATCAGGGTGTATCACGGGACAAAATGGAGCAAGAGAAAATTGGACATTACATGGGTGACCTAGCATTTAAGGTCGTGACCTGCGCGGGTTTGTTACTCAAGGATAGGTAGACGACCTCTCCTTAGGCCTTGTTTGGATTGAAtgtaattaaagtaaggtaaggtAAAGTAAAATAATTAAGGTATATGAAATAACTTGTTGTATTTGGATAGAAGGTAAGGTaagtgatggtttaataatgAAATTTTGTTTGATTTGAGGGTAAAGTAAGATAAGGTTATAtacaaaattactcttatatccttACTCTTAATTATAACTTCTATTTCCCTATGAACTAAATTAATTCTAACCaaagttaattaattttttttattagaagatGGAGGCAGGTGGAGGAGAATCTCACCACCTGGCccagaacaaaaagaaaagaaaattgttCATACAATATTCAAAACCATACCAAAAAAGCAAAATAATAGCTAACGAAACTGAAACTTTAGAAATTTCATGCTTGTAAAATGATGGAGCTGAGTCCCACAATTGCAGAGTAGTAGTAGTGACACCATAACGGACAAGACAATCACCGACTTTATTACCTTCGAGAAAAATATGAGTGACCACTAACTACAAACCAGAGCATAATGATTTGCATTTCTTCCATCTAGGCCTTAAATGCCAGGGAACTGGGATGTTATTGTACCTAAAGAGGTTAACAACATACATAGAATCGACTTCCAACCATAGATTGAACCACCCACGATCCCAGGCATGCTCAATTGCAAACATATCTCCCATAAGTTCTGCCTCATATGCAAAAGCAAATgaaatggaaaaagaaaaagagccaGCTGGTACACCTCTACTATTGCGGTAAATACCTCTAGCTCCTGACAGTCCAGGAGTGCCAAAAGATGAACCATTAGTGTTAATTTTTATCCAATGAGCTGGAGGACGTTTCCAATGAACCTCTAAGATAGTTGGAGCTGAAGCAGGCCTGCGATCAATGAGGAGCTCCCATTTGTGCATAGTAATTAAATTACTATATATTAATTTTGCTAAATATAGAAAGTTAAATGACCATTCCATCACATAGTTTACTGAAATGTTAATACAAAATTACTTTGTACTAATTTTGCTAAATATGGCAAGCTCGATGATCATTTCAtcactgttaagcccaaaatatacctaaaatatcattaacatttacatcatttttattacaaattcgtgttatttatatctgtttagattacttttactctcgaatatctttctttcttgcaaggtacctaaatatttggtaaaatccaaataggaacgaaaaaggatctaaaacagaagaaaaaccctacaaaaggagtcaaagacgacgtaaatcgaaagcgccaagtcgaagACACGAATGAAAGCTAAGAAGTGAGAAAAATcaccgggccgcgacagtggatcctcaacccgcggccgcgacacgcgtggtatagctatttctccccttcgtccgtcgttcaactcaatgctacgtcattcacggccgcggattaccatcctcggtaagtgcagaaaatttacaaagagcatttaacacatgctgaaaatccaagaaacgcgttcgttcaagtggataaagacgtcctttcacaacgaacacgactcttaaccaacggatacatcacttcaaacacaacccttcaacatctataaataaagagttgatgttgagaaaaagagcagtgaaatgttataatatagatatagaatcagagcgtagaacttatgtcgaagttctaagtaaacacatttcgagagttagaaattagattctgtacaaaacaagatgaggtacacatattgtttatagtttaattacaactcagtagcgtttagacattgttccagttttagtttgcatcatggtagtggccgaccgaatccctattacgaagttacagcgagaagattgagtagagtgttcgcccctgagcctgacaacctcttaggaaacccaaggaagcggaaccgatcaagcccttcacttgcacgccctcgaagaactcgatgctccttgttctctgtaaacttgtatcaatttatatttcatctaataaagtccgttctattcgacaaatcgttatgcagcacttatggtaaccaatccaatataagtgaggctggtgttttcattaatatgcacttgaattcaaaatcattacaaggaaactttgttgaacacttaggcaaattatcatctcgaaagagttttaatttgagtaagggcaactatcccgaaagggttttgtcgcgttcaaagccaattaattagaggttccgtcatttatttcatcatcataattgatacaaagtttaagttgttttctttgcttaatgcaaatgaataaattcattcgtttttctaaaaagttctaaatgttcctgttttgtaaaattcatccttaaaatcagaagacctttctaacaatcgatttattctaaatataaaatcttattccagcattttcaaatactcaaagttcacaaattcaattaaacaaatttcctaaattcaattaaaccaattttcacttttcatttacatttaatagtaaatctaactagttcgaaattaacagattcaaaaaataagtttttttcgttaaaaaaacgtatccttgtgggatcgatatttttattactacaagcgaaaccgtgcacttgcggaaatcgctcaacaagtttttggcgccgttgccagggatacgccaaaatttttgacaaaatttttatttttcgtattttattttcgaatataggtttatacattatttttatacaatttttatattttatttattttcagttataTAACATacttgttttcaattttgttttgaaggtagtttggctcgtgtaacaatttcaagttcatgcgcagtttgcgaaattcgggcacgccaccagatcctttagatccagaaattgaaagaacacttaagaaaaacaacaaaaacaaagacaaaacacccttaaaaaccaaAGTAGACCAGCCAGAGAttatggccgatccaccgaaacttatggattatgctaggccaggaatggccggtgtaactaatagtgtagttagaccccgtataaacgcaaatcaatttgaaattaagcctgctttgcttaatatgttgcaaaacaacgtaacgttttatggactacctaacgaaaaccctaattcacatttgacaaatttcttagaaatttgtgacacttttaaaattactgatgtaacagccgaagcaatcaaacttcgcctctttcctttcactttgaaggataaggcaaaaatttggttaacttctatgcctgctgcaacatttgaaacttgggaccaattagcccaagcatttttacaaaaatattttcccttagcaaaaaccgcaagagtcatcaaagagttgacatcttttacacaaaatggtaatgaaactctttatgaagcttgggaacgttttacagaacttcaacgtttatgcccacaccaccaactgctagatgcacttttaatgcagacattctataatggattaaatcctacaactagaggttcattagatgctatgtctggagg
The window above is part of the Euphorbia lathyris chromosome 3, ddEupLath1.1, whole genome shotgun sequence genome. Proteins encoded here:
- the LOC136221740 gene encoding transcription factor bHLH68-like isoform X2: MMAGNPSRWSMLPPSPFLPPSSSSSSPSLFPSQYVLGSSSSSSSTLPLPEHLELPHQSWSQLLMGGFPVGEDQDQEEEDRYGMSHFQQIKKLGNWEEQIMNLNPPYSSNLEGHGDDNNHSNYEWSHHHHHQQVMPHVSSPRSCVTSLSSNSNMLDFSYTNTTTNPDASNHQTDQSSECKSTATGGSACKKARVQPSSSQPPLKVRKEKLGDRITALHQLVSPFGKTDTASVLLEAIGYIRFLQGQIEALSSPYLTTPSSHMRNQISVAGERNSVFPEDPGQDSQDNNNNNKPNDLRSRGLCLVRLSCTEHVGSNNGADFWAPAIGGGGGF
- the LOC136221740 gene encoding transcription factor bHLH68-like isoform X1, which produces MMAGNPSRWSMLPPSPFLPPSSSSSSPSLFPSQYVLGSSSSSSSTLPLPEHLELPHQSWSQLLMGGFPVGEDQDQEEEDRYGMSHFQQIKKLGNWEEQIMNLNPPYSSNLEGHGDDNNHSNYEWSHHHHHQQVMPHVSSPRSCVTSLSSNSNMLDFSYTNTTTNPDASNHQTDQSSECKSTATGGSACKKARVQPSSSQPPLKVRKEKLGDRITALHQLVSPFGKTDTASVLLEAIGYIRFLQGQIEALSSPYLTTPSSHMRNQISVAGERNSVFPEDPGQLLNDICLKRKGGPNLQDSQDNNNNNKPNDLRSRGLCLVRLSCTEHVGSNNGADFWAPAIGGGGGF